One genomic segment of Erythrobacter sp. THAF29 includes these proteins:
- a CDS encoding PilZ domain-containing protein has protein sequence MSAGANLSVTDLRRAARHPVDFPVIVEHFAHGDLNLHVSNISAHGFMVDDAEKLGRGDRVMIRLPVVGRIEAYVIWTRDNRAGFQFERIIRLDDFVTLIDTLQPNPRLRRNR, from the coding sequence GTGTCAGCCGGAGCAAACCTTAGCGTAACCGATTTGCGCCGCGCAGCGCGTCATCCGGTTGATTTCCCGGTAATCGTCGAGCATTTCGCGCATGGCGACCTCAACCTTCACGTCAGCAATATCTCCGCGCACGGCTTCATGGTCGACGATGCGGAGAAGCTGGGTCGCGGCGACCGTGTGATGATCCGCCTGCCCGTCGTTGGGCGGATCGAGGCTTACGTCATCTGGACTCGCGACAACCGCGCCGGTTTCCAGTTTGAGCGCATCATCCGTCTCGACGATTTCGTGACGCTGATCGACACGTTGCAGCCCAACCCGCGCCTGCGCCGGAACCGCTGA
- the tyrS gene encoding tyrosine--tRNA ligase, with amino-acid sequence MSQAYESDLLRLLDERGYIHQVTDPGALDELAAKEVVPGYIGFDATAPSLHVGSLVQIMMLRRLQQAGHKPIVVMGGGTTKIGDPSGKDESRKLLTPEVIDENIASIRTVFERLLTFGEGPTDAIMVNNDEWLSKLGYIELLRDVGPHFTINRMLTFDSVKLRLDREQPLTFLEFNYMILQAFDFVELAKRYNCRLQMGGSDQWGNIVNGMELGRRMEGFDLFGLTTPLLTTADGSKMGKTAAGAVWLNEDALPAYDFWQYWRNCDDRDVGRFLRLFTDLPLDEIAKLEALEGAAINDAKIVLANEVTKLVRGDEAAKAAEGTARETFAGGGAGDDLPTLSVGMEGMRVIAALTEIGFTSSNGEAKRKLAEGAVKLDGEPLSDPGFVLLPGDGEALKLSLGKKKHGLVTR; translated from the coding sequence ATGAGCCAAGCATACGAATCCGACCTGCTGCGCCTGCTTGATGAGCGCGGCTACATCCATCAGGTGACCGATCCCGGAGCTCTCGACGAGCTCGCTGCGAAAGAGGTGGTGCCCGGATATATCGGCTTCGATGCCACAGCTCCCTCGCTGCATGTCGGAAGCCTCGTCCAAATCATGATGCTGCGGCGGCTCCAGCAGGCGGGACACAAGCCTATCGTCGTCATGGGCGGCGGGACGACCAAGATCGGCGACCCGTCGGGCAAGGACGAGAGCCGCAAGCTGCTGACGCCCGAGGTGATCGACGAGAATATCGCCTCGATCCGTACCGTGTTCGAGCGCCTGCTGACCTTCGGCGAAGGCCCGACCGATGCGATCATGGTCAACAACGACGAATGGCTTTCCAAACTCGGCTATATCGAGTTGCTGCGCGATGTTGGCCCGCATTTCACGATCAACCGGATGCTCACCTTCGATTCGGTGAAGCTGCGTCTCGACCGCGAACAGCCGCTCACCTTCCTCGAATTCAATTACATGATCCTGCAGGCCTTCGACTTCGTGGAGCTTGCCAAGCGGTACAATTGCCGCCTGCAAATGGGCGGCAGCGACCAGTGGGGCAATATCGTCAACGGAATGGAACTCGGGCGCCGGATGGAGGGGTTCGATCTGTTCGGGCTGACCACCCCTCTGCTTACCACCGCTGACGGATCGAAAATGGGCAAGACCGCGGCAGGTGCGGTTTGGCTCAACGAGGATGCCCTGCCCGCCTACGATTTCTGGCAATACTGGCGCAATTGCGATGACCGCGATGTGGGCCGTTTCCTGCGTCTATTCACCGATCTGCCACTCGATGAAATCGCCAAGTTAGAGGCGCTGGAGGGTGCGGCGATCAACGATGCTAAAATCGTACTCGCCAACGAAGTCACCAAGCTTGTGCGCGGCGACGAAGCCGCAAAAGCTGCCGAGGGGACCGCACGCGAAACCTTTGCCGGTGGCGGCGCAGGAGATGACCTCCCCACTCTTTCCGTTGGCATGGAGGGCATGCGCGTTATCGCGGCGCTGACGGAAATCGGCTTCACGTCGTCCAATGGCGAGGCGAAGCGCAAACTTGCAGAGGGTGCGGTAAAGCTCGACGGCGAGCCGCTTTCAGACCCCGGCTTCGTATTGCTGCCAGGTGATGGCGAAGCGCTGAAACTCAGCCTCGGCAAGAAGAAACACGGCCTCGTCACGCGTTAG
- a CDS encoding DOMON-like domain-containing protein, which produces MQPLMLHQTCDLGPIRAVTASIAPTSAGCEAEFRLDGRVDGIVIPKPAASVREDNLWKTTCFEIFWQPIGGTFYREFNLSPSGKWACYDFDSFREGMRDAPVEAIAVSCSHSGDELVLKASIAAELPDPAQVALNAIVEHPDGGLQFWALAFPPGKPEFHSEACRQMIVERD; this is translated from the coding sequence ATGCAACCTCTCATGCTCCACCAGACCTGCGACCTCGGCCCGATCCGCGCCGTGACCGCTTCCATCGCGCCGACTTCGGCAGGTTGTGAAGCCGAATTCCGGCTCGACGGCCGCGTCGATGGCATCGTGATCCCGAAGCCCGCGGCTTCGGTGCGCGAGGACAATCTCTGGAAGACGACGTGTTTCGAGATCTTCTGGCAGCCGATTGGCGGGACGTTCTACCGCGAATTCAACCTTTCACCTTCTGGCAAGTGGGCGTGCTACGATTTCGACTCCTTCCGCGAAGGAATGCGCGATGCACCGGTGGAAGCAATTGCTGTGTCTTGTTCGCACTCTGGTGATGAGCTGGTGCTGAAGGCGAGCATAGCAGCCGAGCTGCCAGATCCTGCACAAGTCGCGCTCAATGCAATCGTCGAGCATCCCGATGGCGGTCTGCAATTCTGGGCGCTCGCTTTTCCGCCCGGGAAGCCGGAATTTCACTCGGAGGCTTGTCGCCAAATGATCGTCGAGCGGGATTAG
- a CDS encoding TspO/MBR family protein: MDIEWTPAIIAALWAIILGGAGGALTEIGEWYHDLKKPSWQPPDWLFGPAWTLILGLSAWSFYLAWTAAPDAEGRTLVGVLFGINFMLHLLWSPLFFKWKRPDWALYENVFLWLSVLSLCVVLPRFSELAGWLNVPYIAWVSFAFLLNWKVVQLNRPFGSHPSEA; this comes from the coding sequence ATGGACATCGAGTGGACACCCGCAATCATCGCTGCCCTTTGGGCCATTATCCTCGGAGGCGCTGGCGGTGCGCTGACCGAGATCGGTGAGTGGTATCACGACTTGAAAAAGCCCAGCTGGCAGCCACCCGACTGGCTGTTCGGTCCGGCGTGGACGCTGATCCTCGGCCTGTCTGCGTGGAGCTTCTACCTCGCGTGGACCGCAGCACCCGACGCGGAGGGTCGTACGCTCGTCGGCGTGCTGTTCGGGATCAATTTCATGTTGCACCTTCTCTGGTCGCCGCTCTTCTTCAAATGGAAACGGCCCGATTGGGCGCTTTATGAGAACGTGTTCCTTTGGCTCTCGGTTCTGTCGCTCTGCGTTGTGCTGCCGCGCTTCTCGGAGCTCGCTGGCTGGCTCAACGTCCCCTACATTGCTTGGGTGAGCTTCGCCTTCCTGCTCAACTGGAAGGTGGTGCAGTTGAACAGGCCGTTCGGCAGCCATCCATCCGAAGCGTGA
- a CDS encoding exo-beta-N-acetylmuramidase NamZ domain-containing protein, with translation MKFGIDNLLADRDLLAELNDRRVALVAHPASVTQDLTHSLDALIAAGVNVTSAFGPQHGLKGDKQDNMVETADEIDPKYGIPIFSLYGEVRRPTGQMMTSADVFLFDLQDLGCRIYTFVTTLLYLLEEAAKAGKEVWVLDRPNPAGRPVEGTMLIPGHESFVGAAPMPMRHGLTMGEMGHWFVEHFDLEVAYKVVAMEGWEPDREGHGWPPSRIWINPSPNAASVNMARAYAGTVMIEGATLSEGRGTTRPLEVLFGAPDVDAEKVLAEMHRIAPEWMGGCVLRPCWFEPTFHKHAGKLCNALMVHAEGPHYDHDAFKPWRLQALAFKAIRSLYPSYAIWRGKEFKYEYTDDVLAIDVINGGPGLREWVDDPSASPGDLDAAASADEAAWIANVRGHLFY, from the coding sequence ATGAAATTTGGAATCGACAATCTTCTCGCAGACCGGGATTTGCTTGCTGAGCTCAATGACAGGCGGGTCGCGCTCGTCGCACATCCCGCGAGCGTCACACAGGACCTCACCCACAGCCTCGATGCCCTTATTGCGGCGGGGGTGAACGTCACCAGCGCTTTTGGCCCGCAGCACGGGCTCAAGGGTGACAAGCAGGACAACATGGTCGAGACCGCGGACGAGATCGATCCGAAATACGGCATCCCGATCTTCTCGCTCTATGGCGAGGTGCGCCGTCCGACCGGCCAGATGATGACGAGCGCGGACGTCTTCCTGTTCGACCTCCAGGACCTTGGCTGCCGCATCTACACCTTTGTGACCACGCTGCTCTACCTGCTTGAGGAGGCGGCGAAAGCGGGGAAGGAGGTCTGGGTGCTCGACCGTCCCAATCCCGCGGGTCGTCCGGTCGAAGGGACGATGCTCATTCCCGGGCATGAAAGTTTCGTCGGAGCCGCTCCGATGCCGATGCGTCACGGGCTCACGATGGGCGAGATGGGTCACTGGTTCGTCGAGCATTTCGATCTCGAAGTCGCCTACAAGGTCGTGGCGATGGAGGGCTGGGAGCCCGATCGCGAAGGCCATGGCTGGCCGCCTTCTCGCATCTGGATCAACCCGTCACCCAATGCGGCGAGCGTGAACATGGCGCGCGCCTATGCAGGGACGGTGATGATCGAAGGCGCGACGCTGAGCGAGGGGAGGGGTACGACCCGCCCGCTAGAGGTGCTGTTCGGTGCACCCGATGTCGATGCGGAAAAGGTGCTCGCCGAAATGCACCGGATTGCGCCCGAATGGATGGGCGGATGCGTCCTCAGGCCTTGCTGGTTCGAGCCGACCTTCCACAAGCATGCGGGAAAGCTCTGCAACGCCCTGATGGTCCATGCCGAAGGGCCGCACTATGATCACGACGCCTTCAAGCCTTGGCGCCTGCAGGCGCTAGCCTTCAAGGCGATCCGCAGCCTCTATCCCAGCTATGCGATCTGGCGCGGGAAGGAGTTCAAGTACGAATACACCGACGATGTCCTCGCCATCGACGTGATCAATGGCGGGCCGGGCCTTCGCGAATGGGTCGACGATCCCTCGGCATCTCCGGGCGATCTTGACGCTGCCGCGTCAGCCGACGAAGCGGCGTGGATCGCCAACGTGCGCGGGCATTTGTTCTATTGA
- a CDS encoding VWA domain-containing protein, which produces MFFNFTDELRAAGIGASFKEHLTLLEALDKDVIEQTPEAFYYLSRATFVKDEGLLDRFDQVFHKVFKGIMSDYGQNPVDIPEDWLKSVAEKFLTEEEMAEIEKLGDWDEIMETLKKRLEEQEKRHEGGNKWIGTGGTSPFGNSGFNPEGVRIGGESKHKRAIKVWEKREFKNLDNTKELGTRNIKMALRRLRRFAREGAADELDLDATIEGTAKQGWLDIHMRPERHNAVKLLLFLDVGGSMDPFIKLCEELFSAATSEFKNLEFFYFHNCLYEGVWKDNKRRWQERTKTWDVLHKYGHDYKVIFVGDAAMSPYEITHPGGSVEHMNEEAGAVWMQRVTNTYPATVWLNPVPEKQWNYSQSTKMLKELVDNRMYPLTLDGLDDAMRELSRKQGH; this is translated from the coding sequence ATGTTTTTCAACTTTACCGACGAATTGCGTGCGGCCGGCATTGGCGCGAGCTTCAAGGAGCACCTCACCCTGCTCGAGGCGCTCGACAAGGACGTGATCGAGCAGACGCCCGAAGCGTTCTATTATCTGAGCCGCGCAACCTTTGTGAAAGACGAAGGCCTGCTCGACCGTTTCGACCAGGTGTTTCACAAGGTGTTCAAGGGCATCATGTCCGACTACGGCCAAAACCCGGTGGACATCCCCGAAGACTGGCTCAAATCCGTCGCCGAAAAATTTCTCACCGAAGAGGAAATGGCCGAGATCGAGAAGCTCGGCGACTGGGACGAGATCATGGAGACGCTGAAAAAGCGGCTCGAGGAACAGGAAAAGCGCCACGAAGGCGGCAACAAGTGGATCGGCACCGGCGGCACTTCGCCATTTGGCAATTCCGGCTTCAATCCCGAGGGCGTGCGGATCGGCGGCGAAAGCAAGCACAAACGCGCGATCAAGGTCTGGGAAAAGCGCGAGTTCAAGAACCTCGACAACACCAAGGAACTCGGCACCCGCAACATCAAGATGGCGCTCCGCCGCCTGCGCAGATTTGCCCGCGAAGGCGCGGCGGACGAGCTCGATCTCGACGCCACCATCGAAGGCACGGCAAAACAGGGCTGGCTCGATATTCACATGCGCCCCGAGCGGCACAATGCGGTGAAGCTGCTGCTGTTCCTCGATGTCGGCGGTTCGATGGATCCTTTCATCAAGCTGTGCGAGGAGCTGTTCAGCGCGGCGACCAGCGAGTTCAAGAACCTCGAATTCTTCTACTTCCACAACTGCCTTTACGAAGGCGTATGGAAGGACAACAAGCGCCGCTGGCAGGAGCGGACCAAGACCTGGGACGTGCTCCACAAATACGGCCACGATTACAAGGTGATCTTCGTCGGCGATGCGGCGATGAGTCCTTACGAGATCACCCATCCGGGCGGCAGTGTCGAGCACATGAACGAGGAAGCCGGCGCGGTGTGGATGCAGCGTGTCACCAACACCTATCCCGCGACCGTGTGGCTCAACCCCGTGCCCGAAAAGCAGTGGAACTACTCGCAATCGACCAAGATGCTGAAGGAGCTGGTAGACAACCGCATGTATCCGTTGACGCTCGACGGGCTCGACGATGCGATGCGTGAGCTCTCCCGCAAGCAGGGTCATTGA
- a CDS encoding methyl-accepting chemotaxis protein has protein sequence MKPITIDTENASALHQIPESCGAVTVGCTDVAGVVEAVIQSSEKLREEHEALRGTVAALEADQAKVAEASDEARLLSERAIERLGEGTSLIQSSLGQINGLLELVDALGQHVTSFSAAMEQVRRSAQDIDDIAETTNILALNATIEAMRAGDAGRTFAVVASEVKSLANDTRKATEEISQTVEALGMEASEVIGRIEQGSQASNEAKASVARIETTIASVGELVEEVDKQNDVIARSTGTISGHVDAVQDVLVSFDKAARTNEEQLQGAHSRMEELELTASEMFDRIVQAGLAPEDSAMVAQAQEHAAEIVAHTEAALKRGDLTEAALFDCNYVEIEGSNPVRYRTGVSDWAHKEWRPFLDKSKAGDSRVLAAACTDMRGFLPTHLTDRSREPTGDVTHDTQYCRNGRMIFGPIDRKAKQSTAPYMMAVYRQEGDGQHYIVVRNVYIPLIVNGRRWGDFELAYSFD, from the coding sequence ATGAAACCGATAACAATCGACACCGAAAACGCATCTGCCCTCCATCAAATTCCGGAGAGCTGCGGTGCAGTTACGGTGGGTTGTACGGACGTCGCCGGCGTAGTTGAGGCAGTCATCCAGTCTTCCGAAAAGCTGCGCGAAGAGCATGAAGCGCTGCGCGGGACTGTCGCAGCGCTCGAAGCCGATCAAGCGAAGGTCGCCGAGGCCAGTGACGAAGCGCGCCTCCTTTCGGAGCGCGCGATCGAGCGCTTGGGCGAAGGTACCTCTCTGATCCAGTCATCGCTTGGGCAGATTAATGGTTTGCTCGAACTGGTCGACGCGCTGGGCCAGCATGTAACCAGTTTCTCCGCCGCCATGGAACAGGTTCGTCGCAGCGCGCAGGATATCGACGATATTGCCGAGACGACCAATATCCTTGCGCTGAACGCGACTATCGAAGCGATGCGGGCAGGCGATGCGGGGCGCACCTTTGCGGTGGTCGCAAGCGAAGTGAAAAGCCTCGCCAATGATACCCGCAAGGCGACCGAGGAAATCTCGCAGACAGTGGAAGCATTGGGCATGGAAGCCAGCGAGGTCATCGGGCGTATCGAGCAGGGCTCGCAGGCGAGCAACGAAGCCAAGGCTTCGGTAGCGCGGATCGAGACGACCATCGCAAGTGTCGGCGAACTCGTTGAAGAGGTCGACAAACAGAACGATGTCATTGCCCGCTCCACCGGCACGATCAGTGGGCACGTCGATGCGGTGCAGGACGTGCTTGTAAGTTTCGACAAGGCAGCGCGAACCAACGAGGAGCAGCTGCAGGGCGCGCATTCGCGCATGGAGGAACTCGAGCTCACAGCGAGCGAAATGTTCGACCGGATCGTGCAGGCTGGTCTGGCTCCCGAAGACAGCGCGATGGTTGCACAGGCTCAGGAGCACGCCGCAGAGATCGTAGCTCACACCGAGGCGGCTCTCAAACGCGGCGATCTGACCGAAGCCGCACTGTTCGATTGCAACTATGTCGAAATCGAAGGCAGCAATCCGGTCCGATATCGTACTGGCGTTTCGGATTGGGCCCACAAGGAGTGGCGCCCGTTTCTCGACAAGAGCAAGGCTGGCGACAGCCGCGTGCTCGCGGCTGCATGCACCGACATGCGGGGCTTCCTCCCGACCCACCTTACCGATCGATCACGCGAGCCGACTGGCGATGTGACTCACGACACGCAGTATTGCCGTAACGGGCGCATGATCTTCGGCCCGATCGACCGCAAGGCCAAGCAATCAACCGCGCCCTACATGATGGCAGTGTACCGGCAAGAGGGCGACGGGCAGCACTATATCGTCGTGCGCAACGTCTACATTCCGCTGATCGTCAATGGTCGCCGCTGGGGCGATTTCGAGCTGGCCTACAGCTTCGATTGA
- a CDS encoding MoxR family ATPase produces the protein MTDQPTGQQRFEGTSDYIATEDLKVAVNAAVTLRRPLLVKGEPGTGKTVLAHEISKAINAPLIEWNVKSTTKAQQGLYEYDAVARLRDGQLGEERVHDIRNYIKKGKLWEAFTSPELPVLLIDEIDKADIEFPNDLLQELDRMSFDVYETQERIEAKERPIVVITSNNEKELPDAFLRRCFFHYIKFPDRDTMQAIIDVHFPGIQKQLVKKAMDIFYELREVPGLKKKPSTSELLDWLKLLLNEDMPLEVLQDSNPNSAIPPLHGALLKNEQDVMLFERLAFMARRNPT, from the coding sequence ATGACCGATCAGCCCACTGGACAGCAACGCTTCGAAGGAACGAGCGACTACATCGCAACCGAAGACCTCAAGGTCGCGGTGAACGCCGCAGTCACCCTGCGCCGCCCCTTGCTCGTCAAGGGTGAACCCGGCACCGGCAAAACGGTACTTGCGCACGAGATCTCCAAAGCCATCAATGCGCCTCTGATCGAGTGGAACGTCAAGTCTACTACTAAAGCGCAGCAGGGCCTGTACGAATACGATGCTGTTGCGCGGCTTCGCGACGGACAGCTCGGTGAAGAGCGCGTCCACGACATTCGCAATTACATCAAGAAGGGCAAGCTGTGGGAGGCTTTTACTTCACCCGAGCTTCCCGTGCTGCTGATTGACGAGATCGACAAGGCCGACATCGAGTTTCCGAACGATCTCCTCCAGGAGCTCGATCGAATGAGCTTCGATGTTTACGAAACGCAGGAGCGGATCGAGGCGAAGGAGCGCCCGATCGTCGTCATCACCTCGAACAACGAGAAAGAGCTGCCCGACGCATTCCTGCGCCGCTGCTTCTTCCACTACATCAAGTTTCCCGATCGGGACACGATGCAAGCAATCATCGACGTGCATTTCCCCGGCATCCAGAAGCAACTCGTCAAGAAGGCGATGGATATCTTCTACGAGCTACGCGAGGTACCGGGTCTTAAGAAGAAGCCATCGACCAGCGAATTGCTCGACTGGCTGAAGCTGCTCCTGAACGAAGATATGCCACTCGAAGTGCTGCAGGATTCAAACCCCAACAGCGCGATCCCGCCGCTTCACGGTGCGTTGCTCAAGAATGAACAGGATGTGATGCTGTTTGAACGGCTCGCCTTTATGGCGCGGCGCAACCCGACCTGA
- a CDS encoding serine hydrolase: MNKQTSEMSAIAERSQQVVDLINGELDAPLEDVFTPEFLAAVPPAQLQAISGQLTGQFGRAVAIEKLEPADGVRSALEVRMERAIAKGGIAIDTSQGNRISELLFQTFDPIDDSVEKISADLEALPGEVSAYFGPLDGNTPTISVNPDEQFAIGSTFKLYVLAALGAEIKEGKRSWDDVVPLTVKSYPSGMMQDWPEGAPVTLQTLASMMISISDNTATDQLISEIGRETVFETLEATGHSDPRLNEPFLTTREMFLLKSGDPSWITAYSNGDADARAAILKELRRAEVSVEKIRQAFSGGPVAIDIEWFANASDLAALFEFMRANCDPGVFDIMAINPSMSSDTKAQWSYAGYKGGSEPGVLNLTWLLTDAAGEDHLLALSWNNPEATLDQTAFELIAQRILSLPR, from the coding sequence ATGAACAAGCAGACGAGCGAGATGTCTGCGATTGCCGAACGCAGCCAGCAAGTCGTCGACCTCATCAATGGCGAGCTCGATGCTCCGCTCGAAGATGTTTTCACCCCTGAATTCCTCGCCGCCGTGCCGCCTGCTCAACTACAGGCAATCTCCGGCCAGTTGACCGGCCAATTCGGCCGTGCCGTGGCAATTGAGAAGCTCGAACCGGCGGATGGTGTCCGCTCCGCACTCGAAGTGAGGATGGAACGCGCCATCGCCAAGGGCGGGATTGCAATCGACACCTCACAGGGCAATCGCATCAGCGAACTCCTTTTCCAGACATTCGATCCGATCGACGATTCAGTCGAGAAGATCAGCGCCGACCTTGAAGCGCTGCCCGGCGAAGTCAGCGCCTATTTTGGACCGCTGGACGGAAACACGCCGACTATCTCCGTCAATCCCGATGAACAATTTGCCATCGGATCGACCTTCAAACTATACGTGCTTGCGGCTCTCGGCGCCGAGATCAAGGAGGGCAAGCGCAGCTGGGACGATGTCGTCCCGCTGACCGTTAAGAGCTATCCCAGTGGTATGATGCAGGATTGGCCCGAAGGAGCGCCGGTTACGCTACAAACCCTGGCAAGCATGATGATTTCGATCAGCGACAACACGGCAACCGACCAGCTGATCTCGGAGATCGGACGCGAGACCGTGTTTGAAACGCTGGAGGCGACTGGCCATTCCGACCCTCGGCTCAACGAGCCATTCCTCACCACCCGCGAGATGTTTCTTTTGAAGAGCGGCGATCCCTCCTGGATCACGGCCTATTCGAATGGAGATGCTGACGCGCGGGCCGCAATACTGAAAGAACTCCGCAGGGCTGAGGTTTCGGTCGAAAAGATCAGGCAGGCATTTTCCGGTGGTCCGGTCGCAATTGACATTGAGTGGTTCGCCAATGCCTCTGACCTTGCCGCGTTGTTCGAATTCATGCGGGCCAATTGCGACCCGGGCGTGTTCGATATCATGGCAATCAATCCGTCAATGTCTTCAGACACAAAGGCCCAATGGTCCTATGCCGGCTACAAGGGAGGGTCCGAGCCGGGTGTTCTCAACCTTACCTGGCTGTTGACCGACGCTGCGGGCGAGGACCATTTGCTCGCGCTCAGCTGGAACAATCCAGAGGCTACGCTTGACCAGACGGCGTTTGAGCTGATCGCCCAACGCATTCTTTCTCTGCCTCGCTAA
- the parE gene encoding DNA topoisomerase IV subunit B, which yields MSDDLFENAPASSGDYDSSSIEVLEGLEPVRRRPGMYIGGTDDRALHHLAAEVLDNSMDEAVAGHANRIEVRLEEGNRLSISDNGRGIPVDEHPKFPGKSTLEVILSTLHSGGKFSGKAYATSGGLHGVGVSVVNALSSHTRVEVARDKKLYAQEFAKGETLGKLEEVGAAPNRRGTTVTFTPDPEIFGDRKFKPARLFKLARSKAYLFAGVEIRWKCAESLTSEDVPSEATFKFPGGLADHLAEQIGARECVTAQPFTGNQDFPADDDGKSKGRVEWAVAWPLFSDGSTSWYCNTVPTPDGGTHEQGLRAALTKGLRAFGELVGAKKAKDITADDVMTGGEVMLSVFIRDPQFQSQTKDRLTSPEAARLVENAVRDHFDHFLADNMERGKALLGEVMERMEERLKRKQEREVKRKTATNAKKLRLPGKLTDCSGETDADTELFIVEGDSAGGSAKQARDRKTQAILPIRGKILNVASATADKIRANSEIADLTLALGCGTRKDCDPENLRYDRIIIMTDADVDGAHIATLLMTFFFQEMPEVVRRGHLFLAQPPLYRLTAGKESRYARDDAHRKELEETVFKGKKVEVGRFKGLGEMNPQQLRETTMNPETRSLVRITLPPEFEQRAAVKELVDQLMGRNPEHRFNFIQNRAGEMDRDMIDA from the coding sequence ATGTCCGACGACCTTTTTGAAAACGCGCCCGCATCAAGCGGCGACTACGATTCCTCCTCAATCGAGGTCCTCGAAGGGCTCGAACCCGTCCGTCGCCGCCCCGGCATGTATATTGGCGGAACGGATGACCGCGCGCTGCACCACCTCGCAGCCGAGGTGCTCGACAATTCGATGGATGAAGCCGTCGCAGGCCATGCTAACCGGATCGAGGTGCGGCTGGAAGAAGGCAACCGGCTGAGTATCTCGGACAATGGACGCGGCATCCCGGTCGACGAACACCCCAAGTTTCCTGGCAAGTCCACACTCGAGGTCATCCTTTCGACCCTGCACTCTGGCGGTAAGTTTTCCGGAAAGGCCTACGCCACCAGCGGCGGTCTTCACGGCGTTGGCGTCAGCGTGGTCAACGCGCTGTCTTCGCACACTCGGGTCGAGGTGGCCCGCGACAAGAAACTGTACGCGCAGGAGTTTGCCAAGGGCGAGACGCTCGGCAAGCTCGAAGAGGTAGGCGCAGCGCCCAACCGTCGCGGCACGACCGTTACCTTCACTCCGGACCCGGAAATCTTTGGCGACCGCAAGTTCAAGCCAGCGCGCCTGTTCAAGCTTGCGCGGTCGAAAGCCTACCTTTTCGCTGGCGTCGAAATCCGCTGGAAATGCGCCGAAAGCCTCACCAGTGAGGATGTGCCGTCCGAGGCTACGTTCAAGTTTCCAGGCGGTCTTGCCGATCATCTTGCTGAACAGATCGGTGCGCGCGAATGCGTCACCGCCCAGCCCTTCACGGGCAATCAGGACTTCCCAGCGGATGATGATGGCAAGTCGAAGGGGCGTGTCGAATGGGCGGTGGCCTGGCCGCTATTCTCCGACGGTTCGACGAGTTGGTACTGTAACACCGTGCCAACCCCCGACGGCGGGACCCACGAACAGGGTCTGCGCGCTGCGCTGACCAAAGGATTGCGCGCATTCGGTGAGCTAGTCGGAGCAAAGAAAGCCAAGGACATCACCGCCGACGACGTAATGACGGGCGGCGAAGTGATGCTTTCCGTTTTCATTCGCGACCCCCAGTTCCAGTCGCAGACCAAGGACCGGCTGACATCGCCCGAGGCCGCGCGCCTCGTCGAGAACGCGGTGCGCGACCATTTCGACCATTTCCTTGCCGACAACATGGAACGCGGCAAGGCGCTGCTCGGCGAAGTCATGGAGCGGATGGAGGAACGGCTCAAACGCAAGCAGGAGCGCGAGGTCAAGCGCAAGACCGCCACCAATGCGAAGAAGCTGCGCCTCCCCGGCAAGCTCACCGATTGTTCGGGCGAAACCGACGCCGATACCGAGCTGTTCATCGTCGAGGGCGATAGCGCGGGCGGCAGCGCCAAGCAGGCGCGCGATCGCAAGACGCAGGCGATCCTGCCGATCCGAGGCAAGATCCTGAACGTCGCCTCCGCCACAGCTGACAAGATCCGCGCCAACAGCGAGATCGCCGACCTGACGCTCGCGCTGGGTTGCGGGACGCGCAAGGATTGCGACCCGGAAAACCTGCGCTACGACCGGATCATCATAATGACCGATGCGGATGTCGACGGCGCGCATATCGCGACGCTGCTGATGACCTTCTTCTTTCAGGAAATGCCGGAGGTGGTCCGCCGCGGGCACCTGTTCCTCGCCCAGCCCCCGCTCTACCGCCTGACAGCGGGCAAGGAGAGCCGCTATGCCCGCGACGACGCGCACCGCAAGGAGCTGGAAGAAACTGTCTTCAAGGGCAAAAAGGTCGAGGTTGGCCGCTTCAAGGGTCTTGGCGAGATGAACCCGCAGCAGCTGCGCGAGACGACGATGAATCCGGAAACCCGTTCGCTCGTGCGCATCACACTGCCGCCCGAATTCGAGCAGCGCGCGGCGGTGAAGGAACTTGTCGACCAGCTGATGGGCCGCAATCCCGAACATCGGTTCAACTTCATCCAGAACCGCGCGGGCGAAATGGATCGCGACATGATCGATGCCTGA